One Sphingomonas limnosediminicola DNA segment encodes these proteins:
- the paaZ gene encoding phenylacetic acid degradation bifunctional protein PaaZ, giving the protein MKTPQLLNYERDQWVAGAGNLAEISSAIDGAPVAMTGSGGLDFGGMLRHAREVGGPALRKLTFHERARIIKALGLAIMARKEELYELNYLTGATRKDGWIDIEGGAGTLFSFSSKGRRELPDAHVLLDGQLEGLSKNGTFVGQHIYTSLQGAAVHINAFNFPVWGMLEKLAPTLLAGVPAIVKPASATSYLTEAAFKIMIDAGVLPPGAVQLIVGGVGDLFDHLTGQDIVSFTGSASTALKLRMHPNVTRDSVRFVAEQDSLNASLLGPDAAPGTPEFDLFIKEVATEMTVKAGQKCTAIRRAMAPAQYLDAVEQALSERLAKTKVGDPRAEDTRMGALVSVSQRNDVIQRIRELEAAGARIVAGDPNARPPIAGGAFLPPVLLRTDDPWGNDAVHDCEPFGPVSTIMPYRDMSDAISLANRGKGSLALSLFTHSPNAARDFVQGAAAFHGRMLVIDRTNAAESTGHGSPLPVLVHGGPGRAGGSEEMGGIRGVKHYMQRTAIQSSPAMIAAITEQYVPGAPKHFIGTHPFTLKMSELHIGDTWKTDARTVTIEDIEHFAEFTGDKFYAHMDEEAAKASPIFEGRVAHGYLILSFAAGLFVWPDPGPVLANTGLENLRFLTPIYPGDSLRVELTVRSKSIKSEETGQVRWAVEVFNQKDELVATYDLLTENVP; this is encoded by the coding sequence ATGAAAACTCCCCAGCTCCTCAATTATGAGCGCGACCAGTGGGTCGCCGGCGCCGGCAACCTGGCGGAAATATCGAGTGCGATCGACGGCGCGCCGGTGGCGATGACGGGCTCCGGCGGGCTCGATTTCGGCGGCATGCTCCGCCACGCCCGCGAAGTCGGCGGGCCGGCGCTGCGCAAGCTCACGTTCCATGAGCGCGCGCGGATCATCAAGGCGCTCGGTCTCGCGATCATGGCCCGCAAGGAGGAATTGTACGAACTCAACTATCTGACCGGCGCAACGCGCAAGGACGGCTGGATCGACATCGAAGGCGGTGCAGGCACACTGTTCTCCTTCTCGTCTAAAGGCCGGCGCGAACTGCCCGATGCGCACGTGCTTCTCGACGGCCAACTCGAAGGCCTGTCGAAGAACGGCACCTTCGTCGGCCAGCACATCTACACCTCGCTGCAGGGTGCGGCGGTGCACATCAACGCGTTCAACTTCCCGGTCTGGGGCATGCTGGAGAAGCTAGCCCCAACACTGCTCGCGGGCGTCCCGGCGATCGTGAAGCCGGCGTCGGCGACGTCCTACCTCACTGAGGCGGCGTTCAAGATCATGATCGACGCCGGCGTGCTTCCACCGGGCGCGGTGCAGCTGATCGTCGGCGGCGTCGGCGACTTGTTCGACCATCTGACGGGCCAGGACATCGTAAGCTTCACCGGCTCGGCCTCGACCGCGCTGAAGCTGCGCATGCACCCCAACGTCACCCGGGACTCGGTTCGCTTCGTCGCCGAGCAGGACAGCCTCAATGCCTCCCTACTCGGCCCAGATGCTGCGCCCGGCACGCCCGAGTTCGACCTCTTCATCAAGGAGGTCGCCACCGAGATGACGGTGAAGGCGGGCCAGAAGTGCACCGCCATCCGCCGCGCCATGGCCCCGGCGCAGTATCTCGATGCAGTCGAGCAGGCGCTGAGCGAGCGGCTGGCGAAGACCAAGGTTGGCGACCCGCGCGCGGAGGACACGCGCATGGGCGCGCTCGTCAGCGTCAGCCAGCGCAACGACGTGATCCAGCGCATCCGCGAGCTCGAAGCCGCCGGCGCCCGCATCGTCGCCGGCGACCCCAACGCGCGGCCGCCGATTGCCGGCGGCGCCTTCCTGCCGCCCGTTCTGCTGCGCACCGACGATCCATGGGGCAACGATGCCGTCCACGACTGCGAGCCGTTCGGGCCGGTCTCGACTATCATGCCCTACCGGGACATGTCAGACGCCATATCGCTCGCCAATCGTGGCAAGGGCAGCCTGGCGCTGTCGCTCTTCACCCACTCGCCCAACGCCGCGCGCGACTTCGTGCAAGGCGCCGCCGCTTTTCACGGCCGAATGCTGGTCATCGACCGCACCAACGCCGCAGAATCCACCGGCCACGGCTCGCCACTCCCAGTCCTCGTTCATGGCGGCCCCGGCCGCGCCGGCGGCAGCGAGGAGATGGGCGGCATCCGCGGCGTGAAGCATTACATGCAGCGCACCGCGATCCAGTCGTCGCCCGCGATGATCGCCGCGATTACCGAGCAATACGTGCCCGGCGCGCCGAAGCATTTCATCGGCACCCACCCCTTCACGCTGAAGATGAGCGAGCTTCACATCGGCGACACGTGGAAGACGGACGCGCGCACCGTCACCATCGAGGATATCGAACATTTCGCGGAGTTCACCGGCGACAAGTTCTACGCCCACATGGACGAGGAAGCGGCGAAAGCGTCGCCGATCTTCGAAGGCCGCGTGGCGCATGGCTATTTGATCCTGAGCTTCGCCGCTGGCCTGTTCGTCTGGCCTGACCCTGGGCCCGTTCTTGCCAACACCGGCCTCGAAAACTTGCGTTTCCTTACCCCGATCTACCCTGGCGATTCACTGCGCGTGGAACTCACCGTGCGTTCGAAATCGATCAAGTCGGAGGAGACCGGCCAGGTGCGCTGGGCGGTCGAGGTCTTCAACCAGAAGGACGAACTGGTGGCGACCTACGACCTGCTGACAGAGAACGTGCCCTGA